From Debaryomyces hansenii CBS767 chromosome C complete sequence, a single genomic window includes:
- a CDS encoding DEHA2C10384p (similar to uniprot|P53584 Saccharomyces cerevisiae YNL237W YTP1) — MSYSKMRSVTPYSAVLVALSICMGAIADDDEGHMHHDAPVEFHPINGGSKTFHWILTLALLLLMPSVSSALAFGNKLHWSLFLQFISTGYSVVESLFLDFPDNSDNHENRTSKGTSWFLSLLLGATVFMGSFINGSNLVINKFYPHLSTRGQYGITYKIYKTLSFLVVLTGWVRVCMAPVALFGFCYGIHTGQCIAHGIMGSSFIFYGFVLAFVLVIPWIRQHSNPNINSDPNRRSQEFYDSSLMCLWGIVNTFTEHRWGREGWSHGDYQHTAMGIIWWCGGLIGMWLTRKNNARSFVPALLLIFTGYGMSQHAQHLEISTKVHAMFGLALMGGGFTRIIEISFVLQDKGSSDSGKILSFQHMPPFCLILAGILFMSANEEQLILVNDLGADHSAYILVVTGAAFIIYLWMLLLLSLYLHLVGYDENGELGLGPNSNYQNINTHDAEEFELGDLSEGETDEPSRSPTANQQ; from the coding sequence ATGTCCTATAGTAAGATGAGATCAGTTACGCCATATTCAGCTGTATTAGTAGCACTATCAATATGTATGGGAGCAATTgcagatgatgatgaaggaCACATGCACCACGATGCGCCGGTTGAATTTCATCCCATAAACGGCGGATCGAAGACTTTCCATTGGATTTTGACATTGGCATTGTTACTTTTGATGCCTTCGGTGTCATCGGCATTGGCATTTGGTAATAAATTGCATTGGTCGCTATTTCTTCAGTTTATTCTGACTGGATACCTGGTGGTGGAGTCattatttcttgattttcCAGACAACTCGGACAATCATGAAAACAGAACATCAAAAGGTACCAGCTGGTTCCTTAGTTTGTTGCTCGGAGCTACCGTGTTTATGGGAAGCTTTATAAATGGATCAAACTTGGTTATTAACAAGTTCTACCCACATCTATCGACTAGAGGCCAGTATGGCATCACATACAAGATCTATAAGACATTGTCGTTTTTGGTTGTTTTAACCGGATGGGTTCGGGTTTGTATGGCACCGGTAGCTCTATTTGGTTTCTGTTACGGGATCCATACTGGCCAATGTATCGCTCATGGGATTATGGGGTCATCATTCATATTTTACGGGTTTGTGCTAGCATTTGTGCTTGTGATTCCGTGGATTCGCCAGCACTCTAACCCAAACATCAATAGTGATCCTAACAGACGTTCTCAGGAGTTCTACGACTCATCTCTTATGTGTCTTTGGGGTATAGTGAACACATTTACAGAACACAGATGGGGCCGCGAGGGGTGGTCGCATGGCGATTACCAACACACTGCCATGGGGATCATCTGGTGGTGTGGAGGATTAATAGGGATGTGGCTAACCAGAAAGAATAATGCTAGATCATTTGTACCCGCATTGTTGCTTATTTTTACTGGCTATGGCATGTCACAACATGCTCAACACTTGGAAATCTCTACTAAAGTCCATGCCATGTTTGGTTTGGCTTTGATGGGAGGAGGTTTTACTAGAATCATTGAGATACTGTTCGTATTACAGGATAAGGGCTCCAGTGATTCCGGCAAAATTCTCTCTTTCCAACACATGCCTCCATTCTGTCTTATCTTAGCAGGTATATTATTCATGTCTGCAAACGAAGAGCAATTGATATTGGTCAATGATTTAGGTGCCGACCACTCGGCTTATATCTTAGTAGTTACTGGTGCGGCATTTATTATCTACTTGTGGATGTTGTTGCTTTTGTCGCTATACTTACATTTAGTAGGttatgatgaaaatggAGAATTGGGCCTTGGTCctaattcaaattatcaaaatattaatacacATGATGCAGAAGAGTTTGAGTTGGGTGATCTTAGTGAGGGAGAGACGGACGAACCTTCACGTTCCCCTACTGCCAACCAACAATAG